The window attttataGAGAAGCCTCATGTGCATAACtctaaaacatatctttcattagTTCTTTGTTTTTCTAACTGAATTTTGAAGTcacttaactaataataattatgttaaatatgcattttttttgtaattatatgatttttttacaaaataaatcaatttagatcacaatattatctaatattctcaaataattatattataatataatattatttgcatGCGGATACTAACtttcgattttttttttaaattttatataattaatgatattaagttcaatattttaatagttattttttgtatgtcataaatttattaattttaaatatgtgaacgatattgaataatttttttattatagaaaattaataaaataataatttctataattaatttcatttaatatcgACCGTGCATTGCGCGGGTACTAATTCTAGTTAACTAAAAAATGAATTAATATATCAGTAAGGTACTATTTgtttgaaatgaaagaaaaggtaAGTATCTAAAATtggttaaaaaaataataatctctTTTTATGTGTTTCACGACAAGAAAGTTTTGGGAAAATTTGTaacacttttactttctttttccaTATTAAGTCcagcaaaaaaaaagaaacttgaaaggaaaaatatGTCTTGGGAAAATTTGTAAGAcgttttactttctttttccaTATTAAGTCCAGCAAAAAAAAGAAACTTGAAAGGTAAAATATTTTATTCCAGCaagattttctttcatttacCTAAATTTATTGCAATTTTGTCATGGGaaacataattttttgataaCTTTCTTCATATTGATATGGAatctaagaaaattaaagaacCTTCAAAGATAAgggttaataaaaaaaaagattgaaaagagTGAGATTTATTTACTTAGTGAAGCTTCAATTGGTAGGATAATAGTTTGAGAAAAGGGCAAGTTATTATCTATTCGCTAAAAATATGGAatctaagaaaattaaagaacCTTCAAAGATAAgggttaataaaaaaaaagattgaaaagagTGAGATTTATTTACTTAGTGAAGCTTCAATTGGTAGGATAATAGTTTGAGAAAAGGGCAAGTTATTATCTATTCGCTAAAAATTAATTAGAGCAAATGTACTGTTTTCATCCTGAATTATAAATGAAATTGTTGAGATACACCCCAATTTAAAGGAGGTCCTAtaacccctgaactaattaaaatcgtattttagCAACCTTAAGCGTCTATGCGACACATATGTATGCCTACGTGAACCTTCAGTATGTTGATTCACGCAGTGTGCCATGTTTGTGCCACGTAGGCCTTATGGTTgccaaaaatacaattttaattatttcagggGTAATAAGACCCCCTTTATATTGAAATGTATCTCAATAATTTCGTTTATAGTTTAGGGTGAAAATAGTGCATTTTCTCAATTAATTACATAAGCTAAATATACAGAAAATGTATGATAGGAgtactattttatatataaaaaagtatattttatatatcttccattaatataaaaaaaaatatatatttgttgactATTATTTTGATGGGCGACTATATATGTCAGTATATCagtttcttttgaaaaaaaaaaagaaatctgaTTTCTTATGTTAGAGTAGGCTCGAAATAATcccttaaatatatatttctacaCTATCTCGGTCTTTTAAGCTTGTCAAAAATAACATCTTTAATATCTTACAAATATTTAACAaattcctaaaattgatgaaaactatccatataaaaaaaaatagcaaatatACTCACATTTGAagagaattaaataaaaaaaaaaagttctcaTCTAATATCAAGAGTTTATATTTCGGAATTTCATAGAGTATTCTTTCTTCCACCATCTTTACCTGTTCGTACATTCTATTGCCATAGagattaagaaacaataaatgatAGAGATATTTTTACCATATTaccatttgaatataataaatttaatgcttttaCCATAttaccctttgaatataataaatttaatgttttaaaaaatgtaaTAGGTAATGAATCATATTTAGCGCTAAGGGTAAAATGATAGAAATCAgtaaattattcatttattttataaactaaataattattgttggatatctcaaaatagaaaaataaataagtaaagatggaTCGAGGGAGTATATATTAGGACCAACATAAACCAATTACATTTATAAgtctgtttttatttttattgaaactatATGGGTAAACAAATACTTCGTTTATATTACTTGTCTCCACTGTTATCAATGGATTAGGACTACCTCAAATAAAAGTAAACCAGAAAATTAGTGTTGGActagtaaaatatatattaaacttAGTCATTCCTACGGAGAAGACTTTATTATACTTCCACCAATAATAACCAAGTAAACggtaaattaaagttgtgttctTCTGATTTATAGGATATCATGAATTCGAGCTGTGAAAATAGTTACAAATATTCATATTAAAATAAGTTGTCTACGTGATGTGAAAAGAGGAACAAATACTTATATTAAAATAAGTTGTCTACGTGACTACATCACACCTCTTGAAATGTGATACTTTCGGATTTGTTAATACGATATAATTTGTGCACCTAACTGCCCAAAGTGAAGTTTACTAAGTAAACACAACGACCCAAAGTCATGAGAATAGCCAAACAAATTGGTTCAGTTGCACCAAATGCTCATATTGGTTATTAAGTGGTTGTCATTGTTTCAATTTTTGTGGAATTGGAATCTAATTCTATATCTGTGGAGAAGTTAAATCCACTGAATTTATTGACTTTGATATTTTATCCCAAATCTGATTGCGTTTTTGCCAAATGTAGGGATCCTTTTGTTGCTCTTTAGGAaggaaattattatatattgagattaatattattaatatcatatcattACATGACTATAATCCTTATATGTTATGAGTCAAGTTATTTGATATTCTATGTATCACTAATATCTCAATAATTTTAATCGACAACAAAATAACTCCTACTTATTTTGTTTGACTAGAATTATCATTAGCGTGTCAAAATAAAAAAGGGTCATAAATAACCATAATCTATTGAATTTTGATCTATATATTCTTCATTAACTTATCGGCTCAGAGAAATTTTCACTGCTATCTTTTGTCTTAAATATAACCACTCACGAAAGTAAAAAGGGACAAATTACCCCTTGCACTAAGGTTAAAACCATGTAGGGATATATTTAGATTCTTTAATTGTCTAAGGGcgtattcaaatatttttaattgccTCCCCTCCGCCCCACCTACATCTCAACATAAATGACTTACCTTTTATTGGATCTTAGTGTAATTTAATTTGATACATCATACATTTAACTTTAACCACTATtattagaaataaagaaaaaagtaaagaggAAAGAGAGATGAAACTTTGGATTCTTGCAATTTGAACCTCTAAATTACATATTTAGTAACTACCATTCACGCGAATTTTGTTACTAGAAAATTAAGGCAAACAATATTACATTTATTATACcgagttctctttttttttcttctctctttttcccATTTTAGTGCTAAGAAACCAGTCTACACTTCTTTGACTAGATCCAAAGTACAAAAGGGCAAAAGAACTGCCACCCAAAAGAAGTGTAAAGCAAAGTTCCAAAAAGCAAACATCCAAACACGACTTTATAATTAAGTGAGACGCGGTCAAGTAGTTGAAATGAGAGATAGACTTAGAATTCAAActttttgagttttattttaaagttttaacACTAAATCTAAGTATATTTTCAATGTAATAAGTtcatatatatactatttattgtaattttacaaaattttcaCAAGAAATTCAAATTGAATCCGTTCCTGATTgaaatttctctatttttaattaaaaattttagtttaaatttttttagttgaaaAACCTATAAATAGAAATTGTTTTACTTTCTTAGCAACTTTATATGTCAAGGTATGAATTAATTAAGCTATTTTCTTACTAAGCTTATGTGACACAATCTGAATTAGTTATGTTCATAGTAAGTCCACTCAATGATTTTGAATTAATCGATTCAATAACTTTGAATTGTAAATACCTAAGTTTTAACTAGTTAAGTTTTTTTCTTACTGCTCCTATCTGATGGGATTTGAGTTAGTTATTCAAATAGTAAGTTAAGTTAACGTGTTCTGAATTAATTGGATCAATAATTTTGAATACTTAATATCCAAGGTTTGAACTAGTTAAGTTATTTTCTTAGTTAGTCTATGTGATGCGAACTGAATCAGTTATTCTTCATTTTAAATTTCGtacgaagaaaataaagaatgtcATAACTTTCTTCATTGTTAACGAAATTTGACCCGTTGTGCTTCACATAAGAAACGTGTCAATTGTTAAGTGAAAGCAAACAGAAAAAAGAAGACCCACTATAACCATCCAAAATCTTTAATAGAcaacaaaaaattcacaaaaaaatctATAATAGAGTTTAAAGTGCAGAAGCGAATTTAGAATTTGAGGATAATGGAGCATTATTAAAGACAGATTGATGTTAGTCGAAGTGAGAGAGAGATATTTCGAATTGGAATGATAAACATATAGAGGTTGGAGGTATTTAGGTGGCTGATGAGGAGACAATAAACTTGAAATGTTAATTATGTAATTGTTTTTTTAAAGAGCTTACTTTTATAGAAAATAGTCTTTTAACAAAATTTAAccaatcaaatataaaataaaaatatttcataagaAGTGTTTTTCTCGGTATTAAATAACGCTTAAATTCTAAGGGTTGTTTGGTAGGAATGAAATAAGTAaggatatttatgaaattattttattttacctgTATAAGATGACAATCCTACCATTTTAATACAAATTATAGACAAAATAATTAtgcaattaattaattaataccaCAAATGaaacattaaataaaattaacCTCATATTTTACTCCAAGATAATTATAGTTATTCCAGTCCAAACAACCTCAAAAATATCAATGTCCCATTGGCCACCTAAGCATACAAATTCATTACATTTATATACACTTTGATCATTCAGGTCCATATCTTTCACTCTCATCACTTCTCACCACTCTTTCATTTCTCCCCTCAATCTTTGCCAACATGCTAGCCTcccaaacaaacaaacaaacaaaaaaaaataattcttgatttagcttagaattttatggtatttaaGGTTACTATTCTAAGTTTGTGTTCCCTTTTTTCTTTACTTGTTTACATGGGAAAGTACTCATGAGCATTCAAAAAATCTTTTTGCTCAAAAACCACTTTAATAAGTGTTTTTGAGTCAATTTATGTACAATACAATGACTTGGTTTTTCACTTCTCTATGTAGTTTCTTGTCTTGGTTTGGATTCAagattttcttgttcttggagaaatacATAGACAGGTaataaaaccttttttttttagtttttcttttttggttagattaattgataaatttgtgacatgtgatcaggaggttatatgttcaagccgtggaaacagccCATCGCAGAAATGTAAGATGAGGCTGCAAATAATAGACCTTGTGGTCCAGCCTTCCCCCTAACCTCATGCATAGCGTGAGCTTTAGCGCGTCGAGCTGTCGTTTTAGATTTTCATTTGcttaaagattttttctttcttgatttttgtagGAGGATTGTGGATGAAAATGATCAAATGGAGTGCAAAAATCAGAAAAGATTAGATTTTGATGAGAAGGGTGAGGAAAAAGAAAGTTCTTTTTTGGTGCAAAGTAAGTGTGAGTATATATCTAGACAAGATTCTTTAGGATTTATGGAGAAACCAGAAGCTAAAAGTTTTTCAATTAAAGAAATGTTTGTGAATTTTaatgaaggagaagaaaaagaattgatTGATAAGAATTCTGATCATAAATTGTTCTGTTTCTCTTTTTTCAATGATGTAAGTGGTCTTCAAGAACATATTGATGATACAAAAAGTAGAGGAGGAAAGGCAAAATCAGagttttttgatgaaaaaaatgtTAATGATCAAGAAAAGTTGGAGTTTTTGGGTGAAAAGAATGTTAATGATCAagaaaatttgaagttttttgGTGAAATGAATGTTAATGACCAAGAAAATTTAGAGTTTTTTGGTGAAAAAAATGTTAATGATCAAGAAAAGTTGGAGTATTTTGGTGAAAGAAATGCTAATGATCAAGAAAAGGGAGAGGAAAATGTTGGAGATCTTTGTTGTGAAGAGATTTTGAAGCAAGATGATGAAGTTTTTAGTGATGAGGAAACACAGAATTCTGAAGATATATGTTATGAAATTCACTTGGTTCCTGAGAATCTGTCCTTCGGCCGAAATTCAAGTCAAGGGTCTTATGCTATTGGAGATGAAGATTTGATTACAAGTGATGAATTGTATTTTACTAGGCATCATAATAGATTCTTGAATGTTGATCAGTTTATGGAAGTTGATggagaaaaaaatgatgatatgGGGTTTATAGAATTGGAAACTTCTTTGCATAATTTAAGTTCTTCTATTGATACAGAGGAATTTGCTTCTAAAAGTGTTGATGGTGTTGAAGTAACAGATGTGAAGTGTGAGGAAGTGAAGTtgatggatgattttcaagaatcTGTATGTCATAATTCGAGTCGAAAATCGTGGGATActgatgattttggttttgaaaatgttgatcaagTTGGAGAAACAGATGTGAACTGTGAGGAAGTGAAGTTAATGGAAGATTTTCAAGAATCTGTGGATCATAATTCGAGTCGAAAATCATGGGATACTGATGATTTTGCTTTTGAAAATGTTAACAGCATTGAAGTAACAAATGTGAACTATGAGGAAAAGAAgttaatggatgattttcaagaatcACCGGAACATTATTCGGGTCGAAAATCATGGGATACAGA of the Capsicum annuum cultivar UCD-10X-F1 chromosome 11, UCD10Xv1.1, whole genome shotgun sequence genome contains:
- the LOC107870912 gene encoding uncharacterized protein LOC107870912 isoform X1, producing MYNTMTWFFTSLCSFLSWFGFKIFLFLEKYIDRRIVDENDQMECKNQKRLDFDEKGEEKESSFLVQSKCEYISRQDSLGFMEKPEAKSFSIKEMFVNFNEGEEKELIDKNSDHKLFCFSFFNDVSGLQEHIDDTKSRGGKAKSEFFDEKNVNDQEKLEFLGEKNVNDQENLKFFGEMNVNDQENLEFFGEKNVNDQEKLEYFGERNANDQEKGEENVGDLCCEEILKQDDEVFSDEETQNSEDICYEIHLVPENLSFGRNSSQGSYAIGDEDLITSDELYFTRHHNRFLNVDQFMEVDGEKNDDMGFIELETSLHNLSSSIDTEEFASKSVDGVEVTDVKCEEVKLMDDFQESVCHNSSRKSWDTDDFGFENVDQVGETDVNCEEVKLMEDFQESVDHNSSRKSWDTDDFAFENVNSIEVTNVNYEEKKLMDDFQESPEHYSGRKSWDTDSDSDDDECDILLEHQNLVRQMKMEMKNSRITGLPTISEDCESPKVVEDLKPLKIDEKIVYKDCIEEIQKFYKSYAEKMRKLDILNYQTLNAISFLQLKDSEVFMSSKKASISITKAFALPSFLANKQRKIFADPSQKSISEMNRDLEIVYVGQICLSWEILCWQYGKSKELLEHDPHEYRTYNQVAGEYQQFQVLLQRFVEDEPFQGPRVQNYVRKRCILRSFLQVPSIRDDRFKGKQHGHVGEKDVISIVKLAEIIKETMQVFWEFLRADKCEANFALKGVHGPQTDTAEIELFMNVKLDLRKKERKLKDVQRSGNCIVKKFQKQQEHRLSHHSLFASLVELKLVSRVISLPRLRRDYLVWCQRKLSNINVAGRKVSMEQSFSLFPC